One window from the genome of Nicotiana sylvestris chromosome 9, ASM39365v2, whole genome shotgun sequence encodes:
- the LOC104223446 gene encoding uncharacterized protein, whose protein sequence is MIFGGNEINGVTFSATKNMKESKTNSKRLREYNITFMEEDADRLLLPHNGALVISLNVLYFKIKGVLVDLGSSANIMQWRVLEQAKLTRSIIPATKLLFEFNLTSVTTGGEILLLTNAKGVMKTTLFEVVDGDIGYNIILGRPWLHEMKVVPSTYHRLFKFSTPEGIKQIRGDQPAARDMNAISISSSKGKERAA, encoded by the coding sequence ATGATCTTTGGAGGGAATGAGATTAATGGAGTCACCTTTTCGGCTACAAAGAATATGAAAGAATCAAAAACTAATAGTAAAAGGCTCCGAGAATACAATATCACTTTTATGGAGGAAGATGCAGACAGATTGCTGCTACCACACAATGgtgcactggtaatttctttaaatgtatTATATTTTAAGATTAAAGGTGTTCTAGTGGATCTAGGAAGTTCAGCTAATATCATGCAATGGAGAGTACTGGAACAAGCTAAACTCACCAGAAGCATTATTCCGGCAACAAAGCTCCTCTTTGAATTCAACCTCACGAGCGTGACAACCGGGGGAGAGATTTTGCTGCTCACAAATGCTAAAGGAGTAATGAAAACAACTCTCTTCGAAGTTGTAGATGGAGACATAGGGTACAATATTATCCTAGGAAGGCCATGGTTACACGAGATGAAAGTTGTGCCTTCAACGTATCACCGATTATTTAAATTTTCGACACCCGAGGGGATCAAGCAGATAAGGGGTGATCAACCGGCAGCAAGGGATATGAATGCAATTTCGATCTCCAGTAGCAAAGGAAAGGAGCGCGCGGCATAG